A part of Streptomyces sp. NBC_01210 genomic DNA contains:
- a CDS encoding NAD(P)H-binding protein, with the protein MAENLKQETVLVTAASGKTGRRVAERLAARGVDVRAGSRKGEVRFDWEDESSWAPALDGADAAYVAYYPDLAAPGAPGVMRAFGRAAAESGVRRLVLLSGRGEPDAVVAEGALRESGVELTVVRSSFFAQNFSEGAMYEGVLAGEIPFPAGETAEPFIDADDLADVVVTVLTEEGHAGRVHEVTGPRLVTFEEVAAEIGRATGLEVRYVPVSGAQYAEMLQQFGFPEPESQWLADLFTMLLDGHNASLTNDVRQLLGREPKAFAAFARDAARAGAWSA; encoded by the coding sequence ATGGCAGAGAACCTGAAGCAGGAGACAGTGTTGGTGACGGCAGCCTCGGGCAAGACGGGCCGCCGGGTGGCGGAGCGGCTCGCGGCGCGCGGAGTGGATGTGCGGGCGGGCTCGCGCAAGGGGGAGGTGCGGTTCGACTGGGAGGACGAGTCCAGCTGGGCGCCTGCGCTGGACGGCGCGGACGCGGCGTATGTCGCGTACTACCCGGATCTGGCGGCTCCTGGCGCTCCCGGGGTGATGCGGGCCTTCGGACGGGCAGCGGCGGAGAGCGGAGTGCGGCGGCTGGTGCTGCTCTCGGGCCGCGGCGAGCCGGACGCGGTGGTCGCCGAGGGCGCGCTGCGGGAGTCCGGCGTGGAGCTGACCGTGGTGCGGTCCAGTTTCTTCGCGCAGAACTTCAGCGAGGGCGCGATGTACGAGGGGGTGCTGGCGGGTGAGATCCCCTTCCCTGCGGGTGAGACGGCCGAGCCGTTCATCGACGCGGACGACCTGGCGGACGTGGTGGTCACGGTGCTCACCGAGGAGGGCCATGCCGGGCGCGTGCACGAGGTGACGGGTCCGCGGCTGGTCACCTTCGAGGAGGTGGCGGCGGAGATCGGCCGGGCCACGGGCCTGGAGGTGCGGTACGTGCCGGTGTCCGGCGCACAGTACGCGGAGATGCTCCAGCAGTTCGGGTTCCCGGAGCCGGAGTCGCAGTGGCTGGCGGACCTTTTCACGATGCTGCTCGACGGACACAACGCGTCGCTGACGAACGATGTGCGGCAGCTGCTCGGCCGCGAGCCGAAGGCCTTCGCGGCGTTCGCGCGGGACGCGGCACGGGCGGGTGCCTGGAGTGCGTGA
- a CDS encoding AraC family transcriptional regulator, producing the protein MDALAGLLDGPRARGAFLLRMVMEPPWSVRIEDHAPLSLLCMTAGEAWIIPDTGEPVLLRPGDVAIARGPDAYTTADQLTREPTALIGPGGTCHTLQGEPLAQSMHLGVRSWGNDPEGLATMLVGTYQMKGEVSGRLLDALPMLLHLPAEVWNCPLMPVLDDEISRDEPGQSVVLDRILDLVLIAVVRSWFSRPDAEAPAWYLAMGDPVVGRALRLLQDDPAHPWTVASLAAKCGVSRAGLARRFHELVGEPPMAYLTDWRLALAADLLRETDATVDAVARKVGYSGSFALSAAFKRVRGVSPLEHRTGTVLPERKQRSQ; encoded by the coding sequence ATGGACGCTCTTGCCGGACTTCTGGACGGACCGCGCGCCAGGGGAGCATTTCTGCTCCGCATGGTGATGGAGCCGCCATGGTCCGTACGGATCGAGGACCACGCGCCGCTCAGCCTGCTCTGCATGACCGCGGGCGAGGCCTGGATCATTCCGGACACCGGTGAACCGGTGCTGCTGCGCCCCGGCGACGTCGCGATTGCCCGCGGCCCGGATGCGTACACCACGGCGGATCAACTCACCCGCGAGCCAACGGCGTTGATCGGGCCCGGCGGCACCTGCCACACCCTGCAGGGCGAACCGCTCGCGCAGTCCATGCACTTGGGCGTACGGAGCTGGGGCAACGACCCCGAAGGATTGGCCACCATGCTGGTCGGGACGTACCAGATGAAGGGCGAGGTCAGTGGGCGGCTGCTGGACGCGCTGCCCATGCTGCTTCATCTGCCCGCCGAGGTCTGGAACTGCCCGCTGATGCCGGTGCTCGACGACGAGATCTCCCGGGACGAGCCGGGCCAGAGCGTGGTACTCGACCGGATCCTGGATCTGGTGCTGATCGCTGTGGTGCGCTCCTGGTTCTCACGCCCGGACGCCGAGGCTCCGGCCTGGTACCTGGCCATGGGCGACCCGGTGGTCGGCCGCGCGCTGCGGCTGCTGCAGGACGATCCCGCGCACCCCTGGACCGTCGCCTCACTGGCCGCCAAGTGCGGGGTCTCCAGGGCAGGACTGGCCCGCCGTTTCCACGAGTTGGTGGGGGAGCCGCCGATGGCGTACCTCACGGACTGGCGGCTCGCGCTCGCTGCCGATCTGCTGCGGGAGACGGACGCTACGGTGGACGCGGTGGCCAGGAAGGTCGGCTACAGCGGTTCGTTCGCACTGAGCGCGGCCTTCAAACGGGTACGCGGCGTCAGCCCGCTGGAGCACCGTACGGGAACCGTTCTGCCGGAACGGAAGCAACGCTCGCAGTGA
- a CDS encoding RICIN domain-containing protein → MSTKMTPGLYLVRNVGSGLLLEVYGGAKGSGANVQQGKATGAPAQQWQIDPVPNGSGLYHFVNAASGKRLDVANASTENGANIQQWKANNFGAQEWIIEQHLDAPGTVTIVSFISALLLEVADGSTDDGANVQQWEDTDSPGQWWQLERVIS, encoded by the coding sequence ATGTCTACGAAGATGACGCCCGGTCTCTACCTGGTGCGCAATGTCGGCAGCGGACTGCTGCTCGAGGTGTACGGCGGAGCCAAGGGCAGCGGCGCCAATGTCCAGCAGGGCAAGGCGACCGGGGCTCCGGCCCAGCAGTGGCAGATCGACCCGGTGCCCAATGGCAGCGGGCTCTACCACTTCGTGAACGCGGCCAGCGGCAAACGGCTCGACGTCGCGAACGCCTCGACCGAGAACGGCGCCAACATCCAGCAGTGGAAGGCCAACAACTTCGGCGCCCAGGAGTGGATCATCGAGCAGCACCTGGACGCGCCGGGCACGGTCACCATCGTCAGCTTCATCAGCGCGCTGCTGCTCGAAGTCGCCGACGGCAGTACGGACGACGGCGCGAATGTGCAGCAGTGGGAGGACACCGACTCACCGGGGCAGTGGTGGCAGTTGGAGCGTGTCATTTCCTGA
- a CDS encoding aldo/keto reductase — protein MSKVPSIPLNNGVAMPQLGFGVWQVPDDEAAKVVGTALEAGYRSIDTAAIYENEEGTGRAIAASGIAREDLFITTKLWNSEQGYDSTLRAFDTSLDKVGLDYIDLYLIHWPVPSKSAYVETYKAFEKIYADGRAKAIGVSNFAAEHLERLIGETSVVPAVNQIELHPQLQQTELRAFHAEHGIRTEAWSPLGQGKGLLEVPTVVAIAQKHGRTPAQVVLRWHLQIGNVAIPKSVTPSRIRENFDVFGFELDADDLAALAALDEGKRLGPDPATFDYGA, from the coding sequence GTGAGCAAGGTCCCCTCCATCCCCCTCAACAATGGCGTCGCGATGCCGCAGCTCGGTTTCGGCGTCTGGCAGGTTCCGGACGACGAGGCGGCGAAGGTGGTCGGCACGGCTCTGGAGGCCGGCTACCGCAGCATCGACACCGCGGCGATCTACGAGAACGAAGAGGGCACCGGCCGGGCAATCGCCGCCTCCGGCATCGCCCGCGAGGACCTCTTCATCACCACGAAGCTGTGGAACAGCGAGCAGGGATACGACTCGACGCTGCGCGCCTTCGACACTTCGCTGGACAAGGTGGGCCTCGACTACATCGACCTGTATCTGATCCACTGGCCGGTGCCGTCCAAGAGCGCCTATGTGGAGACGTACAAGGCCTTCGAGAAGATCTACGCGGACGGTCGCGCCAAGGCCATCGGCGTCTCGAACTTCGCCGCGGAGCACCTCGAGCGCCTCATCGGCGAAACCTCGGTCGTCCCCGCCGTGAACCAGATCGAGCTCCACCCGCAGCTGCAGCAGACCGAGTTGCGCGCCTTCCACGCGGAGCACGGCATCCGGACGGAGGCCTGGTCGCCGCTGGGCCAGGGCAAGGGCCTCCTCGAGGTCCCGACGGTCGTCGCGATCGCACAGAAGCACGGCAGGACGCCGGCCCAGGTGGTGCTGCGCTGGCATCTGCAGATCGGCAATGTCGCGATCCCCAAGTCCGTTACCCCGTCACGGATCCGGGAGAACTTCGACGTCTTCGGCTTCGAGCTGGACGCCGACGATCTGGCGGCGTTGGCGGCGCTGGACGAGGGCAAGCGGCTCGGCCCCGACCCGGCGACGTTCGACTACGGCGCCTGA
- the pqqA gene encoding pyrroloquinoline quinone precursor peptide PqqA — translation MKDTKETSEETVNWQTPEFVVVETALEVTAYALTDR, via the coding sequence ATGAAGGACACCAAGGAAACATCGGAGGAGACGGTCAACTGGCAGACTCCCGAGTTCGTGGTCGTCGAGACCGCGCTCGAAGTCACCGCCTACGCCCTCACCGACCGGTAG
- the pqqB gene encoding pyrroloquinoline quinone biosynthesis protein PqqB, which produces MLLQVLGTAAGGGLPQWNCACPGCAGARAHPHRRRRHASLALCADEGRWYLVNATPDIGDQIEDSHVLRPGPGPRESPVAGVILTDAELDHTLGIARLREADGFDILATRPVRDALLGRLCLGEVLAPYTRIEWRELSRETEPLVKGGTVELDAVPVSAKKPRYAVGTSTEERTWVVALRLRETTTGRSLLYAPALARWTDDFQDAVEQADCVILDGTFWDDDEPVRAGISAKTATGMGHLPIAGPNGTARRLAGLRARCLYTHLNNTNPLVDPDAPQHALLGEWGLEVAADRMVIEL; this is translated from the coding sequence ATGCTGCTGCAGGTGCTCGGCACCGCGGCGGGCGGCGGACTGCCCCAGTGGAACTGCGCGTGTCCCGGCTGCGCCGGGGCACGCGCACACCCGCACCGGCGCCGTCGTCACGCCTCACTCGCCCTGTGCGCGGACGAGGGCCGCTGGTATCTCGTCAACGCCACCCCCGACATCGGCGACCAGATCGAGGACAGCCACGTGCTGCGGCCCGGGCCAGGGCCGCGCGAATCCCCCGTGGCCGGAGTGATCCTCACCGATGCCGAACTCGACCACACGCTCGGCATCGCCCGGCTGCGCGAGGCCGACGGATTCGACATCCTCGCCACCCGGCCGGTACGGGACGCGCTGCTCGGCCGGCTGTGTCTGGGCGAGGTACTCGCCCCGTACACCCGTATCGAATGGCGCGAGTTGAGCCGCGAAACGGAACCGCTCGTCAAGGGCGGCACCGTGGAATTGGATGCCGTACCCGTCTCGGCCAAAAAGCCGCGCTACGCCGTCGGCACCAGCACCGAAGAGCGCACATGGGTGGTCGCACTGCGGCTGCGCGAGACCACCACCGGCCGCAGCCTGCTCTACGCGCCCGCGCTCGCCCGCTGGACCGACGACTTCCAGGACGCGGTCGAGCAGGCCGACTGCGTCATTCTCGACGGCACCTTCTGGGACGACGACGAGCCGGTGCGGGCCGGAATCTCGGCCAAGACGGCAACCGGGATGGGGCATCTGCCGATCGCCGGGCCGAACGGCACCGCACGGCGGCTCGCCGGGCTGCGCGCGCGCTGTCTCTATACGCACCTCAACAACACGAACCCCCTCGTGGACCCGGACGCCCCGCAGCACGCGCTGCTCGGCGAATGGGGACTCGAGGTTGCCGCCGACCGGATGGTGATCGAGCTGTGA
- the pqqC gene encoding pyrroloquinoline-quinone synthase PqqC — protein sequence MRLRAVPAERYHDRHPFNVRMHEGALTPDELRRWILNRFHYQRHIPVKDALILAKFDDSALRRSWLRRIQDHDGAVEGEGGIERWLRLGEAAGIDRARLRSGAEVLPGVRLAVDGYVNFCRLRSPLEAVAASLTELAAPGIMSTRIAAFERHYPWIEADGLIYFRNRIGQGSRDSAEALELVLEWAVTRHEQEAAVAALSFKCEVLWSLLDAVDHAGERA from the coding sequence GTGCGGCTGCGTGCCGTACCCGCCGAGCGCTACCACGACCGCCACCCGTTCAACGTACGCATGCACGAAGGCGCCCTCACCCCCGACGAGCTGCGGCGCTGGATCCTCAACCGCTTCCACTACCAGCGCCACATCCCCGTCAAGGACGCCCTGATCCTCGCCAAGTTCGACGACTCCGCGCTGCGGCGCTCCTGGCTGCGCCGGATCCAGGACCACGACGGGGCGGTGGAGGGTGAGGGCGGCATCGAGCGCTGGCTGCGGCTCGGCGAGGCCGCCGGGATCGACCGGGCGCGGCTACGGTCGGGCGCGGAAGTACTTCCGGGCGTACGGCTCGCGGTCGACGGATACGTCAACTTCTGCCGGCTGCGCTCGCCGCTCGAAGCCGTCGCCGCCTCGCTGACCGAACTTGCCGCGCCCGGCATCATGAGCACGCGCATCGCGGCCTTCGAACGCCACTACCCGTGGATCGAGGCCGACGGGCTGATCTACTTCCGCAACCGCATCGGGCAGGGCAGCCGCGACAGTGCGGAAGCACTCGAGCTCGTCCTCGAGTGGGCCGTGACCCGGCACGAGCAGGAGGCGGCCGTGGCGGCGCTCTCCTTCAAGTGCGAGGTCCTCTGGTCGTTGCTGGACGCCGTGGACCACGCGGGGGAGCGGGCATGA
- the pqqD gene encoding pyrroloquinoline quinone biosynthesis peptide chaperone PqqD: MSDTWKPVLSRSVVFRHDRVRGADLLVLPERVVVLQGNAGSIVRLCDGARDVDAIVAELAERHPGAPVADEVPAFLGRLRKEGWLK; the protein is encoded by the coding sequence ATGAGCGATACCTGGAAACCGGTGCTCTCGCGGTCCGTCGTCTTCCGGCACGACCGGGTGCGCGGCGCCGATCTGCTCGTACTGCCCGAGCGCGTGGTCGTGCTCCAGGGCAATGCCGGATCCATCGTGCGGCTCTGCGACGGCGCACGCGACGTCGACGCGATCGTCGCGGAGCTGGCCGAGCGGCACCCGGGTGCGCCCGTGGCCGATGAAGTTCCCGCTTTTCTGGGGCGGTTGCGCAAGGAGGGCTGGCTGAAGTGA
- the pqqE gene encoding pyrroloquinoline quinone biosynthesis protein PqqE, with the protein MGRQSAEVDPPWALLAELSHGCPLHCAYCSNPVELVSRSNELTTAQWSEVFQQAADLGVVQSHLSGGEPLLRRDLTEIVAAADGAGIHTQLVTSGVGLHEKRLAALMAAGLRSVQLSVQHAEPVASELIAGARSFAAKERAARLVGEADLPLGLNVVLHRGNLAALDDLVELGLAWGAERIELANTQFYGWALRNRDALLPDREQIAEARESVERWRTRLAGRMDLVWVVPDYVDGTAKPCMGGWGAVSLTVQPDGTVYPCPAAAALPHLDAPSVKDHSLEWIWRESKAFNIYRGEEWMQDPCRSCELRTKDFGGCRCQAYALTGDATRTDPACHLSPDHAFVRDLVDRPRMPEAVAAPAYAYRKEGS; encoded by the coding sequence ATAGGCCGGCAATCGGCGGAGGTCGATCCGCCGTGGGCACTGCTCGCCGAGCTCAGCCACGGCTGTCCGCTGCACTGCGCGTACTGCTCCAACCCCGTCGAACTGGTCAGTCGGTCAAATGAGTTGACCACCGCTCAGTGGTCCGAAGTGTTCCAGCAGGCTGCTGACCTGGGCGTCGTCCAGAGCCATCTCTCGGGAGGTGAACCGCTGCTGCGCCGCGATCTCACCGAGATCGTCGCCGCGGCCGACGGTGCGGGCATCCATACGCAGCTGGTCACCAGCGGCGTCGGGCTGCACGAGAAGCGACTGGCGGCCCTGATGGCGGCCGGGCTGCGCAGCGTGCAGCTCTCCGTCCAGCACGCCGAGCCTGTCGCCTCGGAACTCATCGCGGGAGCCCGCTCCTTCGCGGCGAAGGAGCGCGCCGCCCGGCTCGTAGGGGAGGCGGACCTGCCGCTCGGCCTCAACGTCGTACTCCACCGGGGCAACCTCGCGGCCCTCGACGACCTCGTCGAACTCGGGCTCGCCTGGGGCGCGGAGCGGATCGAGCTGGCCAACACCCAGTTCTACGGCTGGGCCCTGCGCAACCGCGACGCCCTGCTGCCGGACCGCGAACAGATCGCCGAGGCCCGCGAGTCCGTCGAGCGGTGGCGCACACGGCTGGCCGGCCGGATGGACCTGGTCTGGGTCGTGCCGGACTACGTCGACGGTACGGCCAAGCCCTGCATGGGCGGCTGGGGAGCGGTCTCGCTCACCGTCCAGCCGGACGGCACGGTCTATCCGTGCCCGGCCGCCGCCGCGCTGCCCCACCTGGACGCACCCAGCGTCAAGGACCACTCCCTGGAGTGGATCTGGCGCGAATCCAAGGCCTTCAACATCTACCGCGGCGAGGAGTGGATGCAGGACCCGTGCCGCAGCTGCGAGCTGCGCACCAAGGACTTCGGCGGCTGCCGCTGCCAGGCGTACGCCCTCACCGGCGACGCCACACGGACCGATCCGGCCTGCCATCTCTCGCCCGACCACGCGTTCGTACGCGATCTCGTCGACCGTCCGCGTATGCCCGAAGCCGTCGCGGCCCCCGCGTACGCCTACCGCAAGGAAGGATCATGA
- a CDS encoding glycoside hydrolase family 88 protein: protein MKRLTTLLLAAALAGSTLSAVPAAANPAVPAAANPAAPAAPVRYEAEDAAISLGVVESNHAGFTGSGFVNYDNAANSRVEFTVDSAQAGNATLGLRFANGTSANRPLDIRVNGRLVADDLAFPTTGSWTGWQTRNLTAELRAGTNTVRVSSATTSGGPNLDSLTVTGDGSAATDWSVAMVESTMARYSPSTIGGWSYPVGLYLYGQYLVHQRTHDARYLTYIKSYVDRFVDGSGNIGQSFNNLDSMQAGRLLNILHHETGQARYQKAAQKIRIRLNSYPRTADGGFWHSTSDSRRSQLWADGVYMVNPFLVEYGKEFGDSAYTSNETTGQLAVYGRHLQVANGLLKHAFDESRDASWSDPKTGLAPEHWCRAIGWYSMAIVNVLDAVPAGHPRRAELLGLLQKLAAGIEKYQDPATGRWFQIVDKGSQSDNWTETSCSSMFTFALSRSAQQGYVDAHYAQVAQRGYQGVLAKVALGGDGRTDLTDISIGTNVGNYSYYIKRDRKTNDFHGLGAFLIMNEQLRAR from the coding sequence ATGAAGCGATTAACGACTCTGCTGCTGGCGGCCGCACTCGCGGGCAGCACACTCTCCGCCGTGCCCGCGGCCGCGAACCCCGCCGTACCCGCGGCCGCGAACCCCGCCGCGCCGGCGGCGCCCGTACGGTACGAGGCCGAGGACGCCGCCATCAGCCTCGGCGTCGTCGAGAGCAACCACGCCGGATTCACCGGCTCCGGATTCGTCAATTACGACAATGCGGCCAACTCTCGGGTCGAATTCACGGTGGACTCCGCACAGGCCGGAAACGCCACGCTGGGCCTGAGATTCGCCAACGGGACCTCCGCCAACCGGCCCCTCGACATCAGGGTCAACGGCCGGCTGGTCGCCGACGACCTGGCCTTTCCCACCACCGGCAGCTGGACCGGCTGGCAGACCAGGAACCTCACGGCCGAGCTGAGGGCGGGGACCAACACCGTACGAGTGTCCTCAGCCACCACGTCCGGCGGCCCGAATCTCGACTCGCTCACCGTCACCGGCGACGGCTCCGCCGCCACGGACTGGTCGGTCGCGATGGTCGAGTCCACGATGGCGCGCTACTCCCCGAGCACCATCGGAGGCTGGTCCTACCCGGTCGGGCTGTATCTCTACGGCCAGTACCTCGTCCACCAGCGCACCCACGACGCCCGCTATCTCACCTACATCAAGAGTTATGTCGACCGCTTCGTCGACGGCAGCGGAAATATCGGACAGAGCTTCAACAACCTCGACAGCATGCAGGCCGGCAGACTGCTGAACATCCTCCACCACGAAACAGGCCAGGCGCGCTACCAGAAAGCGGCGCAGAAGATCCGGATCCGCCTGAACAGCTATCCGCGCACCGCGGACGGAGGATTCTGGCATTCGACATCGGACTCGCGACGCAGCCAACTGTGGGCCGACGGCGTCTACATGGTGAATCCGTTCCTCGTCGAGTACGGAAAGGAATTCGGCGACTCGGCGTACACGAGCAATGAGACGACCGGACAACTCGCCGTCTACGGCCGCCATCTGCAGGTCGCGAACGGACTGCTGAAGCACGCCTTCGACGAGTCCCGCGACGCGAGCTGGTCCGATCCGAAGACCGGTCTCGCGCCCGAGCACTGGTGCCGTGCGATCGGCTGGTACTCCATGGCGATCGTCAATGTCCTGGACGCCGTACCGGCCGGCCATCCGCGCCGCGCCGAACTCCTCGGCCTGCTGCAGAAGCTCGCCGCCGGTATCGAGAAATACCAGGACCCGGCCACCGGCCGCTGGTTCCAGATCGTCGACAAGGGCTCGCAGAGCGACAACTGGACCGAGACCTCCTGCTCCAGCATGTTCACTTTCGCCCTATCCCGCTCCGCGCAGCAGGGATATGTCGATGCGCACTACGCACAGGTGGCGCAGCGCGGCTACCAGGGTGTGCTGGCGAAGGTCGCACTTGGCGGCGACGGCCGCACCGATCTCACCGACATTTCCATCGGGACGAATGTCGGGAACTACAGCTACTACATCAAACGCGACCGGAAGACCAATGACTTCCACGGTCTCGGCGCCTTTCTCATCATGAACGAACAACTCCGGGCGAGGTGA
- a CDS encoding heparin lyase I family protein, whose translation MTASRRAILGAALGGAAAAGLPATPASAANWQLRWSPSASSDKLKAFETIEDDRAHSHPAGAPHIFAEGDNFRFNMHTVDRDTSTDRQRHEVTGLRNGSSYLQWKSGQTWRVTYSMYLPSTLKATTSFTHIMQMKQPGAGSSPIVVQSLRRVNGVQTIELKVIEGDVLIGRTNLEPLHNKWTDVDFQIKIGNGTSGSVRWILKSGGATVIDKSKSGVDTFLADRVRPKWGIYRSLGDSSGSLQNCHMLLTHMRGYQLV comes from the coding sequence ATGACCGCATCCCGAAGAGCGATACTCGGCGCGGCACTCGGCGGTGCCGCAGCCGCGGGACTGCCCGCGACCCCGGCGAGCGCCGCAAACTGGCAGCTGCGCTGGTCGCCTTCCGCGAGCAGCGACAAGCTCAAGGCCTTCGAGACGATCGAGGACGACCGGGCGCACTCCCATCCGGCCGGCGCGCCGCATATCTTCGCCGAGGGCGACAACTTCCGGTTCAACATGCACACGGTGGACCGGGACACCAGCACCGACCGGCAGCGCCACGAGGTGACAGGCCTGCGCAACGGCAGTTCCTACCTCCAGTGGAAGTCCGGCCAGACCTGGCGGGTCACGTACTCGATGTACCTCCCGAGCACGCTGAAGGCGACCACCAGCTTCACGCACATCATGCAGATGAAGCAGCCGGGCGCGGGCTCCTCGCCGATCGTCGTGCAGTCGCTGCGTCGCGTGAACGGTGTGCAGACCATCGAGCTCAAGGTCATCGAGGGCGACGTCCTGATCGGCCGTACGAACCTCGAGCCATTGCACAACAAGTGGACCGACGTCGACTTCCAGATCAAGATCGGCAACGGTACGTCCGGCTCCGTCCGCTGGATCCTCAAGAGCGGTGGCGCCACGGTGATCGACAAGTCGAAGTCCGGCGTCGACACCTTCCTCGCGGACCGGGTGCGCCCCAAGTGGGGCATCTACCGCTCCCTGGGCGACAGTTCGGGCTCGCTGCAGAACTGCCACATGCTCCTCACCCATATGCGCGGCTACCAGCTCGTCTGA